One window from the genome of Mucilaginibacter ginsenosidivorans encodes:
- a CDS encoding COX15/CtaA family protein: MNKTAPENRFQKTNRITIILLFMVILAGAVVRGTGSGMGCPDWPKCFGCIVPPTDISQLPKDYKQKYVAQRVKKNEHFAKTLDVLGFGDLATRLRQDKSILVPEDFNAAKTWTEYANRLVGVITGLGLFATAIFSFSYWGKSKLIVILSVFNLVLVGFQGWLGSIVVSTNLVPWVVTVHMLLALAILAIAIYTYHAARVHGKTRIKTIPLIHLVTWACLAISVIQITMGSEVRERVDAVSARLSAYRNGWLNSVGQIFVQHRDLAILVLFANLMLYALIRRHFSRHSVQQQLMSFTFLIIMLQIVTGIILSYLSLPPFAQAAHILLASLMFGAQFYLMLNLYRSARMSGASV, encoded by the coding sequence ATGAACAAAACAGCACCGGAAAACAGGTTTCAAAAAACCAATCGTATTACCATTATACTTCTGTTTATGGTAATACTGGCGGGTGCCGTTGTGCGTGGTACAGGGTCGGGGATGGGTTGTCCCGACTGGCCCAAATGTTTTGGATGTATCGTGCCGCCTACCGATATTTCCCAATTACCCAAAGATTACAAACAAAAATATGTGGCTCAAAGGGTAAAAAAGAATGAGCATTTTGCAAAAACGCTTGATGTGCTTGGCTTTGGCGACCTGGCTACAAGATTGAGGCAGGATAAATCCATATTGGTACCCGAAGATTTTAACGCCGCCAAAACCTGGACGGAATACGCAAACAGGCTGGTAGGCGTAATAACCGGTCTCGGATTGTTTGCAACAGCCATATTCTCGTTCAGCTATTGGGGTAAAAGTAAACTTATCGTTATCCTGAGTGTGTTCAACCTGGTGTTGGTTGGTTTCCAGGGATGGCTCGGGTCCATTGTCGTGTCGACAAACCTGGTGCCCTGGGTGGTTACTGTTCACATGCTGCTGGCGCTGGCTATACTTGCCATTGCCATTTATACCTACCATGCCGCCAGGGTACATGGTAAAACGAGGATCAAAACAATACCTTTGATACATTTGGTTACCTGGGCCTGCCTGGCCATAAGCGTGATACAAATTACCATGGGCAGCGAAGTGCGCGAAAGAGTGGACGCTGTTTCGGCCCGTTTAAGCGCTTATCGCAATGGCTGGTTAAATAGTGTGGGGCAGATATTCGTTCAGCACAGGGATCTTGCTATTCTGGTCTTATTTGCCAACCTGATGTTGTATGCGCTCATCCGCAGGCACTTCAGCAGGCATTCGGTACAACAGCAACTGATGAGTTTCACCTTTCTCATCATTATGTTGCAGATAGTAACGGGTATTATCCTTTCTTATCTGTCATTGCCGCCGTTTGCCCAGGCGGCGCATATACTTTTAGCAAGCCTGATGTTTGGCGCGCAATTTTATTTAATGCTGAACCTGTACAGGTCGGCAAGAATGTCGGGGGCAAGTGTATGA
- a CDS encoding cytochrome c oxidase subunit II, with amino-acid sequence MGFRRLIDSKKILSLFAAFTLLGTNTLMAQTAAAGTDAPVDKGAMWLGVGYYVLLFLLVCVIVAVVGKILKIYDLTLKMQGKKGIQWNNIIGVFCIVFLVAGLYGAYWSFTEQGTQILPESASAHGGKIDMMFWVTTAITMVVFLITQVLLFGFAFKYRGSDKRKGYYYPHNNTIEKIWTIIPAIVLTILVVFGFFTWREVTNTKEVKGDINIEITGHQFAWELRYPGKDGKLGSSDYQLYYTATNMLAVSPKDRNSYDDLKADTLVLPVNKSIRLNIHAQDVIHSVYLPHFRVQMNAVPGLPTFFKFTPTITTADMRNRLDDPNFNYLLYCNKICGGGHYNMQKVVMVVTEAEYQEWLAHQKPYVNDQLKKEWQLAYGSQVKELTGKRVALNN; translated from the coding sequence ATGGGATTCAGAAGACTAATAGATTCTAAAAAAATACTTTCGCTTTTTGCCGCGTTTACGTTGTTGGGCACCAATACCCTGATGGCGCAAACTGCAGCAGCGGGAACGGATGCGCCGGTTGATAAAGGCGCCATGTGGTTGGGGGTAGGATACTATGTCCTGCTTTTCCTGCTGGTATGCGTTATCGTTGCCGTTGTGGGGAAAATATTAAAAATATACGACCTGACCCTTAAGATGCAGGGTAAAAAAGGCATCCAGTGGAACAACATTATCGGGGTTTTCTGTATCGTTTTCCTGGTAGCTGGACTTTACGGCGCCTACTGGTCGTTTACTGAACAGGGTACACAAATTTTGCCCGAGTCGGCTTCGGCACATGGCGGCAAGATCGATATGATGTTTTGGGTTACCACGGCGATCACCATGGTGGTGTTTTTGATCACCCAGGTATTGCTTTTCGGCTTTGCATTTAAATACCGCGGTTCCGACAAGCGCAAAGGGTATTACTATCCGCACAATAACACTATCGAAAAGATATGGACCATTATCCCGGCCATCGTATTAACGATACTGGTTGTGTTCGGCTTTTTCACCTGGCGCGAGGTTACCAACACCAAAGAAGTTAAAGGCGATATCAATATCGAGATCACCGGTCACCAGTTTGCATGGGAGCTTCGTTACCCCGGTAAAGACGGTAAATTAGGCTCATCCGATTACCAGTTGTATTACACAGCTACCAATATGCTGGCGGTTAGTCCGAAAGACAGGAACAGCTACGATGATCTGAAGGCCGATACATTGGTGTTGCCGGTAAACAAATCCATAAGGCTTAATATTCATGCACAAGACGTTATCCATAGCGTTTACCTGCCTCACTTCCGTGTGCAGATGAACGCGGTTCCGGGTTTACCAACCTTTTTCAAATTTACGCCAACCATCACCACTGCCGATATGCGCAACAGGCTGGATGACCCTAACTTCAATTATTTGTTGTATTGCAACAAAATTTGCGGTGGTGGTCACTACAACATGCAGAAAGTGGTTATGGTAGTTACTGAGGCCGAATACCAGGAATGGCTCGCGCATCAGAAACCATACGTAAACGATCAGCTTAAAAAGGAATGGCAACTTGCCTACGGCAGCCAGGTAAAAGAGTTAACAGGGAAAAGGGTAGCATTAAATAATTAA
- a CDS encoding cytochrome c oxidase subunit I: MSTLAVHDHGASVHDHDHEHHHHDTFITKYVFSQDHKMIAKQFLITGITMAVIAMLLSILFRIQLAYPDKTFPLLETLLGRFAPGGRLDPEFYLSLVTIHGTIMVFFVLTAGLSGTFSNLLIPLQVGSRDMASPFVNMLSYWFFFLASVIMLSSFFIQKGPAGPGWTIYPPLSALPKAMKGSELGMTLWLISMVCFIASSLMGGINYVSTVLNMRTKGMDLWKMPLTVWAFFLTAILGILSFPVLVAGVVLLIFDRSFGTSFYLSDIVLNGKLLPYSGGSPILFQHLFWFLGHPEVYIVIMPAMGISSEVIAVNSRKPIFGYHAMVYSLIGITTLSFIVWGHHMFVTGMNPFLGGVFMITTLIIAVPSAVKTFNWIATMWRGNIRFTPAMLFAIGLVSFFISGGLTGIFLGNSALDINLHDTYFVVAHFHLVMGSAAIFGMLAGVYHWFPKLFAGRLMDEKLGYLHFWITFICAYLVFFPMHFMGLDGVPRRYYAMTAFPAFNHWLSVNTFITWAAIVAALAQVAFLYNFFHSIFFGKRPTQNPWNATTLEWTAPIEHIHGNWPGEIPTVYRWPYDYSKPGHDADFIPQTTPYSETMTSNLPHDFEDNPAGLEQYNTWVKANKPGEEVK; encoded by the coding sequence ATGTCAACATTAGCAGTTCACGATCACGGGGCATCGGTTCATGATCACGATCACGAACACCATCATCATGACACTTTTATAACTAAATACGTTTTCAGCCAGGATCATAAAATGATCGCCAAGCAATTCCTGATCACAGGTATTACTATGGCAGTCATCGCTATGCTGTTATCTATTCTTTTCAGGATACAGCTTGCCTATCCTGATAAAACTTTCCCGCTGCTGGAAACCCTGTTGGGCCGTTTCGCACCGGGCGGGCGTTTAGATCCCGAATTTTATCTTTCGCTGGTTACTATACACGGTACCATCATGGTGTTTTTTGTATTAACAGCGGGTTTGAGCGGTACCTTCAGTAACTTGCTTATACCATTGCAGGTTGGTTCGCGCGATATGGCGTCGCCGTTCGTAAACATGCTTTCATACTGGTTCTTCTTTTTAGCCAGCGTTATCATGCTTTCATCGTTCTTTATCCAAAAAGGCCCTGCAGGTCCGGGATGGACCATTTATCCGCCGCTATCGGCTTTGCCAAAAGCGATGAAGGGCTCCGAACTGGGTATGACCTTGTGGCTGATAAGCATGGTATGTTTCATCGCATCGTCGCTGATGGGCGGTATCAACTATGTAAGTACCGTGTTGAACATGCGTACCAAAGGCATGGACCTTTGGAAAATGCCTTTGACCGTTTGGGCTTTCTTCCTGACTGCTATCCTGGGTATCCTTTCCTTCCCTGTACTGGTTGCAGGTGTGGTATTGCTGATATTCGACCGCAGCTTCGGTACAAGCTTCTATTTGTCTGACATTGTATTGAACGGAAAATTATTGCCGTATTCGGGTGGTAGCCCTATCCTGTTCCAGCACTTGTTCTGGTTCCTGGGTCACCCCGAAGTATATATCGTAATTATGCCGGCGATGGGTATTTCGTCGGAAGTTATAGCAGTTAACTCGCGCAAACCTATCTTCGGTTACCATGCGATGGTTTACTCGCTGATCGGTATCACTACCCTGTCATTCATCGTATGGGGCCACCACATGTTTGTGACGGGGATGAACCCGTTCCTGGGCGGTGTGTTCATGATCACGACGCTCATCATTGCGGTACCTTCGGCTGTTAAGACATTCAACTGGATAGCGACGATGTGGCGGGGTAATATACGCTTTACCCCGGCCATGCTTTTTGCTATCGGTTTGGTATCGTTCTTCATCTCCGGTGGTTTAACAGGGATCTTCCTCGGTAACTCCGCGTTGGACATCAACCTGCACGATACTTATTTCGTTGTGGCCCACTTCCACCTTGTGATGGGTTCGGCGGCCATCTTCGGTATGCTTGCCGGTGTTTACCACTGGTTCCCGAAATTATTTGCCGGCCGTTTGATGGACGAGAAACTGGGTTACCTGCACTTTTGGATAACGTTCATTTGTGCTTACCTGGTATTCTTCCCGATGCACTTTATGGGACTGGATGGTGTACCGCGCCGTTATTACGCCATGACTGCGTTCCCTGCTTTTAACCACTGGTTATCAGTAAATACATTTATTACCTGGGCAGCTATCGTGGCAGCACTGGCGCAGGTAGCGTTCCTGTACAACTTCTTCCATTCTATTTTCTTTGGAAAGAGGCCAACACAGAACCCATGGAATGCGACTACGCTGGAATGGACTGCTCCCATCGAGCATATCCATGGCAACTGGCCGGGCGAAATACCTACCGTTTACCGCTGGCCATACGATTACAGCAAGCCGGGACATGATGCAGATTTTATACCGCAAACTACTCCATACTCCGAAACGATGACATCAAACCTGCCGCATGATTTTGAGGATAATCCTGCAGGGCTTGAGCAATACAATACGTGGGTAAAGGCTAACAAGCCGGGCGAAGAGGTAAAATAA
- a CDS encoding DUF3341 domain-containing protein, giving the protein MSSTKFILGLFDDPDVMMHGIDKLQKNSVPIYDVYTPMPIHGIDDKLGIKSSRLGYAAFMFGCLGGTTIFSIIYYTLVHDWPMNIGGKPAFAVPNFIPATFEWTVLFTAFGMTITFFFATHLFPGRAPRVMELRATDDRFVIAIDAKGNIPHEDITNILKEAGAVEIKHNDRKYVSYE; this is encoded by the coding sequence ATGAGCAGCACTAAATTTATATTAGGCCTTTTTGACGATCCGGATGTGATGATGCACGGGATCGATAAATTGCAGAAGAACAGCGTCCCTATTTATGATGTGTATACCCCAATGCCTATCCACGGTATTGACGATAAACTGGGTATCAAATCATCGCGTTTGGGTTACGCGGCATTCATGTTCGGCTGCCTGGGCGGTACAACCATTTTCAGCATCATTTATTATACCCTGGTGCACGACTGGCCGATGAATATCGGTGGTAAACCGGCATTTGCAGTTCCAAACTTTATCCCTGCCACTTTCGAATGGACAGTATTGTTCACGGCGTTTGGTATGACGATCACCTTCTTCTTCGCCACACACCTTTTCCCCGGCCGGGCGCCAAGGGTTATGGAGTTGAGGGCAACAGACGACCGTTTTGTGATCGCTATTGATGCGAAAGGGAATATCCCGCACGAAGACATTACGAATATATTAAAGGAAGCCGGGGCGGTTGAAATAAAGCATAACGACAGAAAATATGTTAGCTATGAATAA
- a CDS encoding c-type cytochrome: MLAMNKIKVLGIASVAIAATVVITSCKDKRSTGWEYAPNMYEHIAYDPDQANPNFKDGKTAQTPPAGTIPIGFVTFDYPNTKDGYEKAGTEVTSPLPQTEANMADGKVLFEHFCSPCHGMNGQGDGLVVQHGYPAPPSYSSGVSSRGGNMKDLTDGKIYHTITYGVNAMGSYASQLAPEERWKVIMYVHHLQKQ; this comes from the coding sequence ATGTTAGCTATGAATAAAATAAAAGTATTGGGGATCGCATCGGTGGCTATAGCGGCCACGGTTGTAATTACCTCGTGCAAGGATAAAAGGAGCACGGGTTGGGAATACGCCCCCAATATGTATGAGCATATTGCGTATGACCCCGATCAGGCCAACCCTAACTTTAAAGACGGAAAGACGGCACAAACTCCGCCTGCAGGAACTATTCCTATCGGCTTTGTAACGTTCGACTATCCAAATACAAAAGACGGGTATGAAAAAGCAGGCACCGAAGTTACGAGCCCGCTGCCGCAAACTGAGGCTAATATGGCCGACGGAAAAGTGCTTTTCGAGCACTTCTGCTCGCCATGCCACGGTATGAACGGACAGGGCGATGGTTTGGTAGTGCAGCACGGATATCCGGCGCCTCCATCTTACTCGAGCGGGGTATCGTCGCGCGGCGGTAACATGAAAGATCTGACCGACGGCAAAATATATCATACCATAACTTATGGAGTAAATGCAATGGGTTCATACGCTTCGCAGCTTGCACCGGAGGAGCGCTGGAAAGTAATTATGTATGTGCACCATTTACAAAAACAATAA
- a CDS encoding quinol:cytochrome C oxidoreductase codes for MKTHNSFDEQYQFTGKVKTWSLIAIVIGVVTILAGFLTGHQQRTFSNLLLMGYYFTCVCTAGVMFCAIQYAAQAGWSASILRIPQAFGRVLPIAAVILIIIVVAGLSMTHTVNVDGKEHVEPYLYARWASKDLTVKGSGIYDAVIAGKSGYLNVGFFLARIIGFLAIYSLFGWLLQKYSMSEDELGGMKFYNKSFVASAVFLVLFGFTVPVFAFDSIMSLEARWFSTMFGWYNLAALWVSGLSAMTLVIIYLRKAGYLPWVTENHLHNMGLFMFAFSVFWTYLWFAQFLLTWYANIPEEAAYFYRRWEPDFKVWFWLNIVINFGAPLLVLMSRDSKRYVGTLKVMCIILLCGHWLDYFQMIAPGTIAPHEHWYWGVISWVEPGVFIGFAGLFTYLLLSTLSRFKSLIPKNHPFLEESLHHHI; via the coding sequence ATGAAGACTCATAATAGTTTTGACGAGCAATATCAATTTACAGGCAAAGTAAAAACCTGGAGCTTGATCGCTATTGTTATTGGTGTTGTAACCATTTTGGCAGGGTTTTTAACCGGGCACCAGCAGCGTACTTTTTCTAACCTGCTGCTGATGGGTTATTACTTTACCTGCGTATGTACCGCAGGGGTAATGTTCTGCGCTATTCAGTACGCAGCGCAGGCAGGCTGGTCGGCATCTATTTTACGCATACCGCAGGCCTTTGGTCGTGTATTGCCGATAGCAGCAGTTATACTGATCATTATCGTAGTGGCCGGTTTATCCATGACCCACACGGTTAATGTTGACGGGAAGGAGCACGTAGAACCATACCTGTATGCGCGCTGGGCCTCAAAGGATCTTACCGTTAAGGGCAGCGGGATATATGACGCGGTTATCGCTGGTAAATCGGGATATTTAAATGTCGGGTTCTTTTTGGCCCGTATCATAGGCTTCCTGGCTATTTACAGCCTGTTCGGATGGCTGCTTCAGAAATATTCGATGAGCGAGGATGAACTGGGCGGCATGAAGTTTTATAACAAAAGCTTTGTTGCTTCGGCGGTGTTCCTGGTTTTGTTCGGTTTCACAGTTCCGGTATTTGCCTTCGACAGCATTATGTCGCTCGAGGCACGCTGGTTCTCTACCATGTTCGGCTGGTATAACCTGGCTGCCCTATGGGTAAGCGGCCTGTCGGCGATGACACTGGTTATCATTTACCTGAGAAAGGCCGGATACCTGCCATGGGTTACCGAAAACCATTTGCACAATATGGGTTTATTTATGTTCGCCTTCTCGGTTTTCTGGACCTACCTGTGGTTTGCGCAATTCCTGCTTACATGGTATGCAAATATTCCCGAAGAAGCAGCTTATTTCTACAGAAGATGGGAACCTGATTTTAAAGTTTGGTTCTGGCTGAATATCGTTATCAACTTTGGTGCGCCATTACTTGTATTAATGTCGCGCGATTCGAAACGCTATGTGGGTACTTTAAAAGTAATGTGCATCATATTGCTGTGCGGCCACTGGCTGGATTACTTCCAGATGATCGCTCCGGGCACCATAGCTCCGCACGAGCACTGGTACTGGGGAGTTATCAGTTGGGTTGAACCTGGCGTGTTTATAGGATTTGCAGGTTTGTTCACATACCTGTTGCTGAGCACGCTGAGCAGATTCAAATCGCTTATACCAAAGAACCACCCGTTCCTGGAAGAGAGCTTACATCATCACATTTAA